Proteins encoded within one genomic window of Halodesulfurarchaeum formicicum:
- the hypD gene encoding hydrogenase formation protein HypD: MSETEPLQFRDPAQAEQLADRLETLMADIDEPVSLMHVCGSHEQAIAKFGLRSMLPDGLSVRMGPGCPVCVTNMPEVDEAVAIAEQGATVATYGDMFRVPGTKKSLADARADGASVEVVYSASEAVELAAANPEEEIVFFATGFETTAAPTAAILDADPPANFSVLSAHKYVPPAMEVVAEMPDVDIDGFLAAGHAATITGYGLFEPFVETYELPIVVGGFEPIDVLLAIERLLEYVRDGKAGLENAYPRCVSKAGNEQALETMWDVFETVPGEWRGIAEIPGANLVLRDPYAEYDARRRFDVEPVDDGPDPLTEQCICGDIMAGKADPDECDLFGEECTPSNPVGACMVSSEGTCKIWDEYGGHPNL; the protein is encoded by the coding sequence ATGTCTGAGACCGAGCCCCTCCAGTTCCGGGACCCGGCACAGGCAGAACAGTTGGCCGACCGACTGGAAACCCTGATGGCCGACATCGACGAGCCAGTCTCCCTGATGCACGTCTGTGGCTCCCACGAGCAGGCCATCGCCAAATTCGGGCTCCGAAGCATGTTGCCGGATGGGCTCTCCGTGCGAATGGGACCGGGCTGTCCCGTCTGTGTGACGAACATGCCGGAGGTCGACGAGGCCGTCGCGATCGCCGAACAGGGAGCGACCGTCGCGACCTACGGGGACATGTTTCGGGTGCCAGGAACCAAGAAGAGCCTCGCGGACGCCCGTGCGGACGGTGCGTCGGTGGAAGTCGTCTACTCGGCCAGCGAGGCGGTCGAACTGGCGGCGGCAAATCCCGAGGAAGAAATCGTTTTCTTCGCAACCGGGTTCGAGACGACGGCCGCCCCGACGGCAGCGATCCTCGACGCCGACCCACCCGCGAATTTCTCGGTGCTCTCGGCACACAAGTACGTCCCGCCGGCGATGGAGGTCGTCGCCGAGATGCCCGACGTGGACATCGACGGCTTTCTCGCCGCGGGCCACGCCGCGACGATCACCGGGTACGGGCTCTTCGAACCGTTCGTCGAGACCTACGAGTTGCCGATCGTGGTCGGCGGGTTCGAGCCCATCGACGTGCTGCTGGCGATCGAGCGGCTCCTGGAGTACGTCAGAGACGGAAAAGCCGGCCTGGAGAACGCCTACCCCCGCTGTGTCTCGAAAGCGGGCAACGAGCAGGCCCTGGAGACGATGTGGGACGTCTTCGAGACGGTTCCCGGGGAGTGGCGCGGGATCGCCGAAATCCCGGGCGCGAATCTCGTGCTTCGGGATCCCTACGCCGAGTACGACGCCAGACGCCGCTTCGACGTGGAACCGGTCGATGACGGACCCGACCCGCTGACCGAACAGTGCATCTGTGGGGACATCATGGCGGGGAAGGCAGATCCGGACGAGTGTGACCTCTTCGGTGAGGAGTGCACCCCGTCGAACCCGGTCGGAGCGTGCATGGTCAGCAGCGAGGGCACGTGCAAGATCTGGGACGAGTACGGCGGCCACCCAAACCTCTAA
- a CDS encoding hydrogenase maturation protease, which produces MPATRDPQSDRTDRTAIAQGDGEATSVAVIAVGNPIMGDDGVGARVLERLEAGPEADRPDLTLANAATTAFFALEAMSGCDRAIVLDAIATGAAPGTVHQYRYVDGAFAGEIPEMTMHDFSFAEALQAGREAYDLPGEVLILGVEPKRIEMSMTLSEPIEQAVPALVARVREELPDRPNHPPQADNA; this is translated from the coding sequence ATGCCAGCGACTCGTGACCCGCAGTCGGACCGAACCGATCGAACAGCGATCGCACAGGGAGATGGGGAAGCCACCTCAGTGGCCGTCATCGCAGTCGGCAACCCGATAATGGGGGACGACGGGGTCGGTGCGCGGGTCCTCGAACGGCTCGAAGCCGGCCCGGAAGCCGACAGACCGGATCTCACGCTCGCCAACGCCGCGACGACCGCCTTTTTTGCACTCGAAGCCATGAGCGGTTGCGACCGGGCGATCGTTCTCGATGCGATCGCGACCGGGGCCGCGCCCGGAACCGTCCACCAGTACCGGTATGTGGACGGTGCCTTCGCCGGGGAGATCCCCGAGATGACCATGCACGATTTCTCCTTTGCCGAGGCACTCCAGGCGGGCCGGGAGGCGTATGATCTCCCCGGGGAGGTGCTCATCCTCGGCGTCGAACCGAAGCGCATCGAGATGTCGATGACGTTGAGCGAGCCAATCGAGCAGGCTGTCCCCGCACTGGTGGCTCGCGTCCGCGAGGAATTGCCCGACCGCCCGAACCATCCACCCCAGGCAGACAACGCATGA
- a CDS encoding hydrogenase maturation nickel metallochaperone HypA/HybF produces the protein MHEISIANGILSRAVDAANEHGADRIDALTIEIGRATHVNPEQVVFCLEAIADSTPAAEATIRTETIQPRAECDCGWEGTPESLDLPGGFAPNIRCPDCGQRADLVRGRECRLASIEVPDASPEDKPPARRADEVRGSPS, from the coding sequence ATGCACGAGATCAGCATCGCCAACGGCATCCTGTCGAGGGCCGTCGACGCGGCGAACGAGCACGGGGCCGACCGGATCGACGCCCTGACGATCGAGATCGGGCGGGCCACCCACGTCAACCCCGAGCAGGTGGTCTTCTGCCTGGAAGCGATCGCCGATTCGACACCCGCGGCCGAGGCGACCATCCGCACCGAAACCATCCAGCCACGGGCCGAGTGTGACTGTGGCTGGGAGGGAACCCCTGAAAGCCTCGATCTCCCGGGCGGGTTCGCCCCGAATATCCGGTGTCCGGACTGCGGGCAGCGCGCCGACCTCGTGCGGGGACGGGAGTGTCGGCTCGCGAGCATCGAGGTCCCTGACGCATCACCCGAGGACAAACCGCCGGCCCGCCGGGCGGACGAAGTTCGCGGGTCCCCAAGTTAA
- a CDS encoding hydrogenase small subunit: protein MTTRRNFLRLVGSTAAGGVISQYGTEIARAFEQVAEGDMEVVWFQGQSCTGCTISTLQAQYPTLEEALNEFRLEVTFHPTIMPEAGEAAIESMSMSPDILIVEGSIPTDIPEAATIGGRTAEDWVTDLAPQSDIIVSVGNCAAFGGWPAAENKKRLYDLGENVTGAKGLQFEKRKKGGVLGADFTGGAGLPVVNLGGCPPNPDYVLLTLATVLNGHVPELDEYNRPLPFYEPLVHDNCMHRGYFDRGEFADKPGGEGCLLKQGCKGPYTHCDDQTRLWNDGTSVCLNVSAPCIGCMEPGFWDRFSPFQQEMEGSPVLGNVSATQAGAVGVAAAAAGIGAHLGRRAMGYGKFESAEKADAETKAAEEDTE, encoded by the coding sequence ATGACAACCCGTCGTAACTTCCTCCGGCTCGTCGGCTCAACGGCGGCCGGGGGAGTCATCTCACAGTACGGGACGGAGATCGCCCGCGCCTTCGAGCAGGTCGCGGAAGGAGATATGGAAGTCGTCTGGTTCCAGGGCCAGTCGTGTACCGGCTGTACGATCTCGACGCTGCAGGCCCAGTATCCGACCCTCGAAGAGGCGCTGAACGAGTTCAGACTCGAAGTAACCTTCCACCCGACGATCATGCCCGAGGCGGGGGAGGCTGCCATCGAGTCGATGAGCATGTCACCGGACATCCTCATCGTCGAGGGGTCGATCCCGACAGACATCCCCGAGGCGGCGACGATCGGTGGGCGGACCGCCGAAGACTGGGTGACCGACCTCGCCCCGCAGTCGGACATCATCGTGAGCGTTGGCAACTGTGCGGCCTTCGGGGGGTGGCCGGCTGCCGAGAACAAGAAACGACTCTACGACCTCGGGGAGAACGTCACGGGCGCGAAGGGGCTCCAGTTCGAGAAACGAAAGAAGGGGGGTGTCCTCGGCGCGGACTTTACCGGCGGGGCCGGCCTCCCCGTCGTCAACCTGGGTGGCTGTCCGCCGAATCCCGATTACGTGTTGTTGACCCTCGCGACGGTCCTGAATGGACACGTCCCCGAACTCGACGAGTACAACCGGCCGCTTCCGTTCTACGAACCGCTGGTGCACGACAACTGCATGCACCGGGGGTACTTCGACCGTGGGGAGTTCGCGGACAAGCCGGGCGGTGAGGGCTGCCTGTTGAAACAGGGCTGTAAAGGCCCGTACACCCACTGCGACGACCAGACGAGACTCTGGAACGACGGCACGAGTGTCTGTCTGAACGTCAGCGCACCCTGTATCGGCTGCATGGAGCCCGGGTTCTGGGACCGGTTCTCCCCGTTCCAGCAGGAGATGGAAGGGAGCCCAGTCCTGGGCAACGTGAGCGCCACACAGGCCGGGGCGGTCGGTGTCGCGGCGGCCGCCGCCGGAATCGGTGCCCACCTCGGCCGTCGGGCGATGGGCTACGGGAAGTTCGAATCGGCCGAGAAAGCCGACGCGGAGACCAAAGCGGCCGAGGAGGACACGGAGTAA
- the hypB gene encoding hydrogenase nickel incorporation protein HypB — MAGLHDDHGARVGLPDLRERLLGPLRAHRFGHGEFEATGGSDAEADVLAAIRERAGEVHERLVHENEVFAVEFVGSTGGGKTKLIEELLERAPADERVGAVVGDVAGEDDATRLREYGIPVENINTGKECHLDPDGVDSALSAFDLEALDTLYVENVGNMVCPADFPLGTSLRVLVVSTTEGGDVVGKHPLLVQAADAAVVNKIDLAEAVGTDLDRVRGDIHEVAPEIPVFETNAKAGTGVDDLAAFLMARRENYTGHTHQ, encoded by the coding sequence ATGGCCGGACTGCACGACGACCACGGAGCCCGTGTCGGGCTCCCGGATCTACGAGAGCGCCTGCTGGGCCCGCTCCGAGCCCACCGGTTCGGGCACGGAGAATTCGAAGCGACCGGTGGCTCCGATGCGGAAGCCGACGTGCTGGCGGCCATCCGGGAGCGAGCGGGCGAGGTTCACGAACGGCTCGTCCACGAAAACGAGGTCTTTGCCGTCGAATTCGTCGGCAGCACGGGGGGCGGGAAGACCAAACTCATCGAGGAGTTGCTCGAACGGGCCCCGGCAGACGAACGTGTTGGGGCTGTCGTGGGCGACGTGGCGGGCGAGGACGACGCCACCCGGCTCCGGGAGTACGGCATCCCCGTCGAGAACATCAACACCGGCAAGGAGTGTCATCTCGACCCGGACGGGGTCGATTCGGCACTCTCGGCCTTTGATCTCGAAGCCCTGGACACACTCTACGTGGAGAACGTGGGGAACATGGTCTGTCCGGCGGATTTCCCCCTCGGGACGAGCCTCCGGGTGCTGGTCGTGAGTACGACCGAGGGCGGGGACGTCGTCGGCAAGCACCCACTGTTGGTGCAGGCGGCAGACGCCGCGGTCGTGAACAAGATCGACCTGGCCGAGGCCGTCGGAACGGACCTCGACCGGGTCCGGGGCGACATCCACGAGGTCGCCCCCGAAATCCCAGTGTTCGAGACGAACGCCAAGGCTGGAACGGGAGTCGATGACCTCGCGGCGTTCCTGATGGCCAGGCGGGAGAATTACACCGGGCACACCCACCAGTAG
- a CDS encoding cytochrome b/b6 domain-containing protein: MTSEKRTDGGTTRDRAHRSPASERWLGRLWLTVADRYERYRYLDEADKESLNWHSWGTILTHWSLLVLMILVTLTGLSKWLGVYGPLDIGIWGGYNPAFLVHVWSGVLLAVVAFLLYPFYSIYVDGKSVLLTREQLQEQIVIALAFLGLASYIPGYKKARRSYDAENEEWIGHHPTQTAFWYATWLFVGILTLTGFALWAALASDPAWWIATLGFMDSWFAFETILRIHLVSTAIILASVAMHAYFPLLPSNHDLLFSMIHGRLDGWRVTAENRPERQGAARSKDTLLGPLSGLARLFGTEPDIQDSLAGPETETPTEEQPEATDTPEERS; this comes from the coding sequence GTGACATCTGAGAAGCGGACGGACGGCGGGACCACGAGGGACCGGGCCCACCGGTCACCAGCCAGTGAACGGTGGCTCGGCCGGCTGTGGCTCACGGTCGCCGACCGCTACGAGCGATACCGATACCTGGACGAGGCCGACAAGGAGTCCCTCAACTGGCATAGCTGGGGGACGATCCTGACTCACTGGTCACTGCTCGTGCTGATGATCCTCGTGACGCTCACGGGGCTCTCGAAATGGCTCGGCGTCTATGGCCCACTCGACATCGGGATCTGGGGCGGGTACAACCCGGCCTTCCTGGTTCATGTCTGGTCCGGAGTCCTGCTCGCAGTCGTGGCGTTCCTCCTGTACCCCTTCTACTCGATTTACGTCGACGGGAAGTCGGTCCTGCTCACCCGCGAGCAACTCCAGGAGCAGATCGTGATCGCACTCGCCTTTCTCGGCCTCGCGAGTTACATCCCGGGCTACAAGAAGGCCCGGCGGTCCTATGACGCCGAGAACGAGGAGTGGATCGGTCACCACCCGACCCAGACGGCCTTCTGGTATGCGACATGGCTGTTCGTCGGCATCCTCACACTCACCGGCTTTGCACTCTGGGCGGCCCTCGCCAGCGATCCGGCCTGGTGGATCGCGACGCTGGGCTTCATGGACAGCTGGTTCGCCTTCGAGACGATCCTCCGGATTCACCTGGTCTCGACGGCGATCATCCTCGCGTCGGTGGCCATGCACGCGTACTTCCCGCTGCTGCCGAGCAACCACGATCTCCTGTTCTCGATGATTCACGGACGGCTCGACGGCTGGCGCGTAACAGCCGAGAACCGACCAGAGCGACAGGGGGCTGCCCGTTCGAAGGACACACTCCTCGGACCGCTGTCCGGTCTCGCGCGATTGTTCGGAACGGAACCGGACATTCAGGACTCGCTTGCCGGGCCCGAAACGGAAACCCCGACCGAGGAGCAGCCTGAGGCGACCGACACCCCGGAGGAGCGATCCTGA
- a CDS encoding HypC/HybG/HupF family hydrogenase formation chaperone → MCLGIPGEILEIDGQVAQAEFWNVEKSVRLDIVGEEVTVGDYVLNHAGFAIRKIPDDEVAETMALYESFLSGDEADALEEIGATDATLEFGDRPAARAEDRPVASTDRVPRGPGDARTDPEADSEDDV, encoded by the coding sequence ATGTGTCTGGGCATCCCGGGCGAGATCCTGGAGATCGACGGCCAGGTCGCCCAGGCGGAATTCTGGAACGTCGAGAAGTCCGTTCGCCTCGACATCGTGGGCGAGGAGGTCACAGTCGGGGACTACGTGCTGAACCACGCCGGCTTCGCGATCAGAAAGATCCCCGACGACGAGGTGGCAGAGACGATGGCGCTCTACGAGTCGTTTTTGAGCGGCGACGAAGCCGACGCCCTCGAAGAGATCGGCGCGACAGACGCCACCCTCGAGTTCGGCGACCGACCAGCAGCGAGGGCGGAGGACAGGCCGGTCGCCTCGACCGACCGGGTTCCCCGCGGGCCCGGCGACGCCCGAACCGATCCCGAAGCGGATTCCGAGGACGATGTCTGA
- a CDS encoding UPF0179 family protein, whose product MSLTLLGTHIAETGAEFVYRGEAAGCEGCPYRKQCLTLDSGTRYAVTDVREGGEILDCAVHEEGVVAVDVETTAVEANVPSKAAYAGSRVSLAGTCPHTECPSHPLCEPLGADMDTEYRIVEILGDPPHDVCHLNRSLTRVKLAPANR is encoded by the coding sequence ATGTCCCTGACCCTCCTCGGAACCCACATCGCCGAGACGGGTGCGGAGTTCGTCTATCGCGGCGAGGCAGCCGGCTGTGAGGGATGTCCCTACCGCAAACAGTGTCTCACCCTCGATTCCGGAACCCGATACGCCGTCACGGACGTTCGCGAGGGCGGGGAGATACTCGACTGTGCGGTCCACGAGGAGGGGGTCGTCGCGGTCGACGTCGAGACGACCGCCGTCGAGGCGAACGTTCCTTCGAAGGCGGCCTACGCGGGAAGCCGAGTCTCGCTCGCTGGGACCTGCCCACACACCGAATGCCCGAGTCACCCGCTCTGTGAGCCACTCGGTGCAGACATGGACACGGAGTACCGGATCGTCGAGATCCTCGGGGACCCGCCTCACGACGTGTGTCACCTGAACCGCTCGCTCACCCGCGTCAAACTCGCGCCGGCCAATCGCTAG
- a CDS encoding nickel-dependent hydrogenase large subunit: MPEIDIDPTTRIEGHHGITLQVDADGTVTEAKSKMEMFRGAEIVTLGRPPSDAPQITGMVCGVCFLCHRFCSSKAAEDAALNAEDVDFGGPPANAVRLRDTVEGIFYLWNHAVHLFALVGPDYSDAVAGTGFDRLDPLEGDGYMAAMANQRKVMKALAEFGGRAPHPVAYVPGGLATRPDVSTIQAVKSRVQEVSNWLGATENVPQVIENVQNGEFDPALGEGLHDIVSIILAAAEAGAADIGQGPDRFYSNGMFEDPESGELFLKRGVYRNGSAEELTKQEIIDGITEDTEYSWYTDDSGGAPTDAKPPEPAPEKDQAYSWGKAPRFEGQSMEVGPLARMTITGLDPFDLRATLGGGAAESNTLNRLIARAQETLVVRDQIMDWLDAIDPSEPFMADDWSDDFTGKGVGLMEASRGALSHYMDIENGEIERYQIITPTIWNLGPRDGSGQPSPLEEGVVGDVVSNVESPLTVLRTIRSMDPCLACSVHVQSPENASKTEVEPVTPSIGGGSCDI; encoded by the coding sequence ATGCCAGAGATCGATATCGACCCGACGACACGCATCGAAGGCCATCACGGCATCACCCTGCAGGTCGACGCGGACGGGACCGTCACCGAGGCCAAAAGCAAGATGGAGATGTTCCGTGGGGCGGAGATCGTCACGCTGGGTCGGCCGCCGTCGGATGCCCCCCAGATCACCGGGATGGTCTGTGGGGTCTGTTTCCTCTGTCACCGCTTTTGCTCCTCGAAGGCGGCCGAGGACGCCGCGTTGAACGCTGAAGATGTGGATTTTGGCGGCCCACCGGCAAACGCCGTTCGCCTCCGGGACACCGTCGAGGGCATCTTCTACCTCTGGAATCACGCCGTCCACCTTTTCGCCCTGGTCGGGCCCGATTACAGCGACGCCGTCGCGGGGACCGGCTTCGACCGGCTCGACCCCCTCGAAGGCGACGGCTACATGGCCGCGATGGCGAACCAGCGGAAGGTCATGAAGGCCCTGGCGGAGTTCGGCGGCCGGGCCCCCCACCCGGTTGCCTACGTTCCCGGCGGGTTAGCGACCCGGCCCGACGTCTCGACGATCCAGGCCGTGAAATCCCGGGTCCAGGAAGTCTCGAACTGGCTCGGGGCGACGGAAAACGTCCCCCAGGTCATCGAGAACGTACAGAACGGGGAGTTCGATCCCGCGCTCGGTGAGGGGCTCCACGACATCGTTTCGATCATCCTCGCGGCCGCCGAGGCCGGCGCGGCGGACATCGGTCAGGGACCGGACCGGTTCTACAGCAACGGCATGTTCGAGGACCCCGAGTCGGGCGAGCTGTTCCTCAAGCGAGGTGTGTACCGCAACGGGTCCGCCGAGGAGTTGACAAAACAGGAGATCATCGACGGCATCACCGAAGACACCGAGTACTCCTGGTACACCGATGACTCCGGCGGCGCACCAACCGACGCCAAGCCGCCCGAACCGGCGCCCGAGAAGGACCAGGCCTACTCCTGGGGGAAAGCACCTCGATTCGAGGGGCAGTCCATGGAGGTCGGCCCGCTCGCCCGCATGACGATCACTGGGCTGGATCCCTTCGACTTGCGAGCGACCCTCGGCGGGGGCGCAGCCGAGAGCAACACGCTCAACCGCCTGATCGCCAGGGCCCAGGAGACCCTCGTCGTCAGAGACCAGATCATGGACTGGCTCGACGCCATCGATCCCAGCGAGCCGTTCATGGCAGACGACTGGTCGGATGACTTCACCGGGAAAGGCGTCGGACTGATGGAGGCCTCCCGCGGGGCGCTCTCCCACTACATGGACATCGAAAACGGCGAAATCGAGCGCTACCAGATCATTACCCCGACGATCTGGAACCTCGGACCGCGAGACGGCTCGGGCCAGCCGAGTCCGCTGGAAGAGGGGGTTGTCGGCGACGTGGTCTCGAACGTCGAGAGCCCACTGACCGTCCTGCGGACGATCCGCTCGATGGACCCCTGTCTGGCCTGTTCGGTCCACGTCCAGAGCCCGGAGAACGCCTCCAAAACCGAAGTCGAACCCGTCACGCCGTCGATCGGAGGTGGGAGCTGTGACATCTGA
- a CDS encoding DUF309 domain-containing protein, with amino-acid sequence MDDHTRDRSVRPPPAGSNPPGWLPEKGRWEHDTLRQATIHGVRLVNAGAYHEAHDCFEDEWFNYGNGTLEKSFLQGMTQVAAGAYKYDGLDNEAGLRKLLGSAMGYLQGVPENFYGVDVAQLRQDVQAIRRSPERVTELRIALDGTHPTAGKEDLGYAASLP; translated from the coding sequence ATGGACGATCACACCCGTGACCGGTCAGTTCGACCGCCTCCAGCCGGCTCGAATCCACCGGGATGGTTACCCGAGAAGGGGCGGTGGGAGCACGACACGCTGCGACAGGCCACAATACACGGGGTTCGGCTCGTCAACGCCGGGGCCTACCACGAGGCCCACGATTGCTTCGAAGACGAGTGGTTCAACTACGGAAACGGCACGCTGGAGAAGTCCTTCCTGCAGGGGATGACACAGGTCGCCGCCGGGGCCTACAAGTACGACGGGCTCGACAACGAGGCCGGCCTTCGCAAGCTTCTCGGCTCGGCAATGGGCTACCTCCAGGGCGTTCCGGAGAACTTCTACGGAGTCGATGTCGCACAACTCCGCCAGGACGTTCAGGCCATCAGACGGTCACCGGAACGGGTCACGGAGCTTCGAATCGCGCTGGACGGAACTCATCCGACCGCCGGCAAAGAGGACCTGGGCTACGCCGCGTCACTCCCCTGA
- a CDS encoding M14 family metallopeptidase, translated as MRIAQLGTGEPELVIVGGIHGDEPCGVRAVEWLLEAEPEVARPVRLIVANERAIDAGVRYVDADLNRSFDYVSTKTAYEAGLADRLRREIQGKTVLSIHSTQSTHDPFAIVSGLSNGVEPIVSRLSVEAVVDAGPLEDGRIFDTSSTVIEVEAGYQGSETATANAKQLAEEFLVATGALPGDLSATERPLFEMGKAIQKPPAEDYEVFVNNFNRVDQGETFARADQQRLQADEEFWPVLLSAYGYRDIFGYRGRKQGSLSPA; from the coding sequence ATGCGAATCGCCCAGCTGGGGACGGGCGAGCCCGAACTCGTGATCGTCGGCGGCATCCACGGGGACGAACCCTGTGGGGTGCGGGCGGTCGAATGGCTGTTGGAGGCCGAGCCGGAGGTTGCCCGTCCCGTCCGACTGATCGTCGCGAACGAACGGGCCATCGATGCCGGGGTCCGGTATGTCGACGCCGATCTGAATCGCTCGTTCGATTACGTCTCCACGAAGACTGCCTACGAGGCTGGCCTGGCCGACCGCCTCCGGCGGGAGATCCAGGGCAAGACCGTCCTCTCGATTCACTCCACGCAGTCGACCCACGATCCCTTCGCCATCGTTTCGGGGCTCTCGAATGGCGTCGAACCGATCGTCTCCCGTCTCTCGGTCGAGGCCGTCGTCGACGCCGGTCCCCTCGAGGACGGACGGATCTTCGATACGAGTTCGACCGTGATCGAAGTCGAAGCGGGCTACCAGGGCAGCGAGACGGCGACAGCAAACGCCAAACAGCTTGCCGAGGAGTTTCTCGTCGCGACGGGCGCATTGCCGGGTGACCTGTCCGCAACCGAACGCCCGCTGTTCGAGATGGGCAAGGCCATCCAGAAGCCCCCCGCGGAGGACTACGAGGTGTTCGTGAACAACTTCAATCGAGTCGATCAGGGAGAGACGTTCGCCCGAGCCGACCAACAACGGCTCCAGGCTGACGAGGAGTTCTGGCCGGTGCTACTCTCCGCGTACGGGTATCGCGACATCTTCGGGTATCGCGGCCGAAAACAGGGCTCGCTGTCCCCGGCCTAG
- a CDS encoding type 1 glutamine amidotransferase, which translates to MPVLDIALIDASIGETPAQRNFERVTEAALTGFKVSEGAEPPTVTGPEAAFDAVIVTGSQCSVYEDRPWIHRLTEWAREAHAAGVPLFGICWGHQFLAQALGGRIVAMDDYELGYRAITRTTESRLLDGIPETFVAFETHSDRVYELPEGATRLAENDVGIQAYRLGRTYGVQFHPEYDMETARKVTRGKDLPAERIESVLAEITPETFEKARPAARVFENFEAIVTDAA; encoded by the coding sequence GTGCCCGTGCTGGATATCGCCCTCATCGACGCGTCGATCGGGGAGACCCCGGCCCAGCGGAACTTCGAGCGGGTAACCGAAGCCGCACTCACGGGGTTCAAGGTCAGCGAGGGGGCCGAACCACCGACGGTGACAGGCCCGGAGGCGGCATTCGATGCGGTGATCGTCACTGGCTCCCAGTGTTCGGTCTACGAGGACCGGCCGTGGATTCATCGCCTGACGGAGTGGGCACGGGAAGCCCACGCCGCGGGCGTTCCCCTGTTCGGCATCTGCTGGGGCCACCAGTTCCTCGCTCAGGCGCTTGGTGGCCGGATCGTCGCCATGGACGACTACGAACTGGGCTATCGGGCCATCACCCGGACTACGGAGAGCCGATTGCTTGACGGGATTCCTGAAACCTTCGTCGCCTTCGAAACCCACTCGGATCGCGTCTACGAACTTCCCGAGGGCGCGACGCGCCTGGCCGAAAACGACGTGGGGATCCAGGCCTACCGCCTTGGACGGACCTACGGCGTGCAGTTCCATCCGGAGTACGACATGGAGACGGCGAGAAAGGTAACCAGAGGGAAAGACCTCCCGGCAGAACGGATCGAATCCGTCCTGGCCGAGATCACGCCGGAAACGTTCGAAAAAGCCCGTCCTGCAGCGCGGGTCTTCGAGAACTTCGAGGCGATCGTCACCGACGCTGCCTGA
- the hypE gene encoding hydrogenase expression/formation protein HypE yields the protein MTRDTTESDQEFVTLAHGAGGGAMRSLLDELVVPQFTGNGAETGNDTLVGLPELDDGAVHPAGEGALVITTDSHVVSPRFFPGGDIGRLAVAGTVNDLAVMGATTPTALTCSLVIEEGVPTADVERVIESMAETARQAGVPISTGDTKVMGNGEIDGILINTAGVAYVDREQPVPDAGLEPGDSIIVSGSMGDHGIALLAEREGFDFTGALESDVAPVNDLVNVALDAGRITAMKDPTRGGLANALNEMAGKADVGIDLTEESIPVSGPIASAGEVLGIDPLSVANEGKVVMGVTPEDAEDVLAAIHTVPGGEDAAIIGQVTDDHAGRVVVDTGFGRRYLSEPEGEPLPRIC from the coding sequence ATGACACGAGATACCACCGAATCGGACCAGGAGTTCGTCACGCTCGCACACGGCGCCGGGGGCGGAGCGATGCGGTCGCTTCTGGATGAACTCGTCGTGCCCCAGTTCACCGGGAACGGGGCCGAAACGGGAAATGACACCCTCGTTGGACTCCCAGAACTCGACGACGGAGCCGTGCATCCGGCTGGGGAGGGAGCGCTCGTGATCACGACTGACAGCCACGTGGTTTCGCCCAGATTTTTCCCGGGAGGCGATATCGGCCGGCTCGCGGTGGCCGGAACAGTCAACGACCTGGCCGTGATGGGCGCAACCACCCCCACCGCGCTCACCTGCTCGCTCGTGATCGAAGAAGGAGTCCCCACCGCGGACGTCGAGCGCGTGATCGAGTCGATGGCCGAGACGGCCAGGCAAGCCGGCGTGCCGATCTCGACGGGAGACACGAAGGTCATGGGCAACGGCGAGATCGACGGCATTCTCATCAACACCGCCGGGGTCGCGTACGTCGACCGCGAGCAGCCAGTCCCCGACGCCGGCCTGGAACCTGGCGATTCGATCATCGTGAGCGGGTCGATGGGCGATCACGGAATCGCGCTGCTCGCTGAAAGAGAGGGATTTGACTTCACGGGTGCCCTGGAGAGTGACGTCGCCCCGGTCAACGACCTCGTAAATGTGGCCCTCGACGCCGGTCGAATCACGGCGATGAAGGACCCGACCCGCGGCGGGCTGGCGAACGCGCTGAACGAGATGGCCGGGAAAGCCGACGTGGGCATCGATCTTACGGAGGAGTCGATCCCCGTCTCCGGGCCGATCGCCTCGGCCGGGGAGGTCCTCGGAATCGACCCGCTCTCGGTCGCCAACGAGGGGAAAGTCGTCATGGGAGTGACCCCCGAGGATGCCGAGGACGTGCTGGCGGCGATTCACACTGTCCCGGGCGGCGAGGACGCCGCGATTATCGGGCAGGTGACCGACGACCACGCTGGCCGGGTCGTGGTAGACACCGGCTTCGGCCGGCGGTATCTCAGCGAACCCGAGGGGGAGCCACTCCCCCGGATCTGCTGA